The genomic region CAGCGTCCTGATCTGGGCTTGCGTCCTGCTCTCCAACCGGATCCACGACGTCTCCACCGGGCGTGACGTTCGGTTCCGGGGCTGTGCCCAGCTGGCAGTGAGCGCGCCACGGTGGCGCCCCCGGATCAGCTCTTCGGGCATCGATGGCTGCTCAAAACCAGTTCCCCCAACTGAACGTGGCGATATAGGCCCGCTTCCATTCCGATCGGCCCCCCATCCCCCAAGTGGATCACCCATCGCGCCAGCAAAAGCCACACCACGAAGAATCCGAGCACTGCCGCGGCCACCAGCAGCTGTCGGCAGAAAACCAGCACGCCGACAGTGGCCAGCACCAGGAAGATGCCGACGTCAGCGGCTGGCCGGTCGGAACGGAGAGCAGCTCGGACACGAGTGCGGTCTGCCGCGAGATCGGACGCGTAGGAAGTGGCTGCTTCCTCATGATCATTTGATTGAGGCATTTCCCTTTTCCCCCTATCTCTGGATGGCAGGTGTGAATTGTATCGCTGCCTGATCGGCTGGTGACTTCCGGTTCCTGTTCCGGTCTGGCCTCGTCGCGCGGCGCTACGAACAGGCCTGACAGGCCCGGGAAATGGGTGCCGTGCCTCTTGCTCCCCCTGTGCTTTTGTGGTCCGGGGAATACGGGGAGGCATACCGCCTACGCAATGCCCCGCGATTCAGCGGCGCCCCCTGCACCAGGTGAAAGGAACACCAGGTCCATGTACATACGAAGAACCATGAGACTTCTGACGGCCGCACTGGCCTGTCTGTCCGCCTCCGCCATCGCCCTCCCCGCGGCGACGGCGGCGACGGCCGCCCCGGTGTCCCACCCGCATCCGGGACCAAGGCCTTCGCCGCGGCCCCGTTTCAGCGGGGTTCTTGTAGACAGCACCACCGACATCAGAAAGTCCGATTTATGGCGACTAGACACCTCGAATATCGGTTGAAACGCCGTTCCCAAAGTTATCACTTGCACATAGATGGCACTAGGCATGTCAAAATATGCAAAACTGGCATAAGATTCATCGCTGTTTACATTAGGTTTGCCAAGTCTTCACGTGCGGTGCTATTTTCCTCTAGCTAGAAGTGAATGACTGATGAATTCGCGCAGTGTTCGAAACAGCCCCGGGGGGGGATGTGTTCACCAGGGCATTCTCCTTTCCCGTTTCGGAAAAAATCGTATCACCGAATAGGGAAGTGCACATGAAATCTAAGACAACCATCAGAGCTGCTGCAATTGCAGGAGTGGCGTCATCGGCAATGCTCATCATGGCGCCGAGTGCCTACGCAAATTTTTCCGGGAATATCGAAGCCGGCAGGGCAGGCCAGGAGTCCTATACCTGGAGTGATGAGCTCTACTCGCAGGTGACATTTCATGGTTGCACGGGCCCGGGGGGCGGGAAGAATAGCACTAACATACAAATGTGGCAAGTTGTAACCCTTCAGCCCGATGACTCGTATGACGACAAGAAATTCACTGCATGCTTCAACCCGGGCGGGGTTAGCAACGGAGAGTGGACTGATTTGCCGTCCGGAAAGCGAACAACTTACTTCAAAATCCACAAAATCGGCGGATCGATTGATCCATTCACCTTTCAGCTGTGGGTAGACAAATACGTCGTCGATACCACCAAGATCGACGGGTAGGCATCTAAAATCCACCCTGGGAAGGACCAATTTAGGTCCCTCCCAGGGTTTTCTGTACGCTCGCTCCTGACAGGGGGAACTTTAATGAGATTCAGAACAAATCTTCGCGCAAGTAGTATTCCATGGGCTGCACCTTTTGTTCTCTTGCTGACGCTTTTCTACTACATTGTGGGTGAGGCCATACCACTGGATAGTTACTATGGGTACGCTCCGGTAATCATCGCAACACCACTGATGACACTCTACGCACTATCCTATGCAATCGCTGCCGCTTTGTCGGCCTGGGAAAGCGGACGGCTTAGACGTAACGGTGTATGGGATCTCGCGCCAGGGCGTTCGCGATTCCAAATAGCCGTCAACGCGACCCTTCCCGTGCTTATTCTCTCGTGGCTTACCGTACTCCTGCCGGCATGCATCTCTCTCGTTCGAACCACGACTTTTCCCACTCTTGATAGTCTCCGCCTTCCCATAATGGCGTTGATAATCTGTACGGCTTACACCGTCATAGGGTTCGGTATCGGTACTTGGGTTCCTCGTGTTTTTGCAACGCCACTATTGGTGGTCGCCGTATGGGTGCCCGTCGCCTTCTCTCGAGCAGTCCAGCCGTACTGGATACGCCATGTTTCTGGGCAGTACGCACTGTTGGGGTTCGGTGAAGTGCCGAGTATCCTCTCGCTCATTCCACCGATCTTGCTTGCTGGGGGGCTCGCGACGGGAGTAGCCGTGCTGTGGCTGCCACTTAGATCGCGGGCGACTCGTGTCACATTGGCCTGTGTTATCGCCTGCGCTGGGCCTTTCAGTGGCTACGAGATCGCCCGGGGCTGGCCACATACACCCCCGTTGGTCGTCGGCAAGGCCCCGATGAAATGCCAAGGAAGTGATCCAAAAGTCTGTATTCCGCAAGCCATTTCGGGAAATCTGGCCGCCGTGCAAAAGGATTCCGTATCTGTCCTTTCCGGCCTCCAGGCTAAAGGTGTATCCGTTAAACCTTCTATAATCACTGACCAATTCGTAAATGGCCGATCGCCCAAGCCGTCAACTTCGCAGATCTGGCGCATAGATTTGACACATGCCGTGGAGCAGGGAAACGTGCGTTGGCAAGTGATGCTTGCCAGTGTTGATTTCCCGTGCGCAAAAGTCGATCAAGTCACCCAGTATGCCGTGCTGGGGTGGGCTGCTTCAGTCACAAACCAGAGACAGGATTTCGACAAGCGAGTACCACGAGACGATCAAGCTGCCAATCGAGCAAAAGAGATAGTGCGTGACATTTTGTCAAAGCCTACAAAACGGCAAGGTGAATGGTTTCAGGACAGCCTAATTAGTGGATGTCGGCGGGGAAGTGTCTGATGTGGTGGATTAAGACTCGTCGGGTACATAGCATCTTGCTATTGACCCTAGCTTCTTTTGTCATTCTGGTAATCCTCGTGCAAAATAGTACCGTCACTCTGCCGTCTATCACTGGTGGCAGTCGAGTGGCTCTATCTCTTTTCGTCCCGGTTCCACTGGTTGTCGGGCTGATGGCGTGTCTCGAATCTCGGCTTTACGCTCCAGAAATATCCGGAGTTCGATTGGTGTCACTATTGGACCTTGCGCTCTCTGTGGCGACAGTGACTTCAGCTGTCGCATTAAGTGTGACAGCTGACTGGCTCATGGAACTTCCCCAGGCCGGAACTGCTGGTCGCAATACGGCATTACTTGCTGGCCTTATGCTTTGCGGACGGCCGCTCATGCGAGATGCTGCAGTGATGATCCCTGTGGGGTGGCTCATAATCGTAGTCTTCTTTGGTTTTCGTGATTCGAGAGATCCCTATTCATGGGCGATTGTCCTCGAGCCCGCGGATTCCCTTCATGCAATTATCGCCGCAATGCTCACATTTGCCGCTGGGATATTCGTCCAGCTTCGTAGTGCAAGGAAAATGCTATGACTCTGGAACTGGTCTCATGCACCTACGGCTACCGTTGGCGGAGAGCTCCCGTACTGAAAGACCTGAGCTATTCTCTTCCCTCAGGGCTGACAGTCCTGCTGGGGCCTAACGGTGCTGGTAAATCGACCATGCTCAAACTTGCGGCCTCTGTCGCCACTCCCCATTCCGGTACCGTACTCATGGACGGAATTGCCTCGAATGCCAAATCGTACCGCAGGGATGTCGCGTGGATGCCGCAAGATATCAGCCCAATGGCGACCCTGACGTCACGCGAATATGTCGCTTACGTCGGCTGGCTCAAAGGCATGAATAAGAGCGACGCTTGGGAGCGCGCGGAAATAGCTTTGAAGCGGGTAGATCTTTCCGGAGAAGCGGACGCGAGGACCAGCAGACTATCCGGGGGGCAGCTGCGCAGAATTGGCGTGGCAAGCGCTCTCGTGCACGATGCCCGTGTCCTACTTCTCGACGAACCCACCGCCGGCATGGACCCTCATCAGCGTCGCATCTTTCGCGACATCTTGAACAGCCTTACAGACAACGTGCAGGTTTTGCTCTCCACCCATGACGTTGCGGACCTCGCTGAGGAGGCTGCTCACGTCACTGTCCTTCACAGTGGACGCGTACTGCAGCACGGCACGGCGGAAGCATTCTTCTCCCACACACCACCCGGTACTGCACCAGGTCGCATGGCTGAAGGCGCCTACACGTCGTTGCTAACGCAACACAGTTTGACCTGATCGCACACGATGGATGTCAGCTGAGCCGCCTGGGAAACTGACGTCGGCGCCGCATCGGCAGTCACTTATCGGGAATCACAGGATGTAGGCGCGCACGGCAGGTGGCCGTAGCCGCCGTGCGCTGACCTTACTGAACTTGATTGGGTGATGTCGGGTCGTTCGCCTGACAGGGGCTGATTCGGGTCGGTAGCTGTGGGGTGTGAGATACGCGCAGGGCGGTGGTTTGACCGATGCCAAGAGGGCTGTAAGAGAGCGGATCGGGCTGGAAGCGGTCGGTCACTTCGAGAGCGGCGCGAAGAACCGGGAGATCGCGGCCGCGCTGCGGGTGAGTGAGCGGTCGGTGGAGTGATGGCGCCGTCAGTGGCGCGAGCAGGGCGAAGAGGGCGTTCGGTCGAAGGGATCGCCAGGGCGCCCGAGGCTTTCGGCAGATCAAACTGCCAAACTGGAGAGGGAGTTGGAGCGCGGCCCGCTCGCACATAGCTGGGCGGACCACCGGTGGACGCTGGCCCGGGTGAAGATTCTGATCGGACGGTTGTTCCACGTCAGCTACACCGTGGAGGGGACATGGCGACTGCTGAAGCGTCATGGCTGGTCGTGGCAGCAGCTGGCTCGCCGGGCGATCGAACGTGACGACGGAGCTGTGGAGTTGTGGAAGAAGGAGGTGTGGCCGCAGGTAAAAGCACGGCGGCGTCCCACGGTGCCTGGATCGTCTGCGAGGACGAGGCCAGCCAGTCGCTGAGGCCGCCACGCGCGAAGGCCTGGGGCCAAGTGGACCATACGCCGATCGTGCGCGTCCGGGGCCGGGGCTTGGGGCGGGTTCGATGGCGGGAATGGTCTGTTTCCCTCCCGGAAGCCGGTCGAGGCTGATCTACAGCTTCCGCGTCCACCCGGGCCGCAAGGGCGAACCCAAGGGGTTCGCCTGGCAGGACTACCGCGATTTGATCGTTCGGGTACACAACCAGCTGGGAGGCCTCATCTCCCTGGTCTGGGACCGTGCCGTGGAGCGGAACGTCGAGGTCGACCGCTCCCGTCACCGCATCCGCCATCAGGTCGAGCGGGTCGTCACGGCCGGAGACGTAGCGGTAGAGAGATGCCTGACCGGTGCCCAGGCTGAACTCCGGGCCGGTGTCCAGGGCCCGTCCCCGCGCCTCGCACGTGACGCCGACCATGTACAGAAGGCGCTGACGGCCCACGCGGGCGCCGTGCACAAGACCGGTGCCGGGAGGCCGCGCCCCGTTGTGCGGTTCAGCGGCACAGGGCCGTGTCCACGACGCTCTCGACCCGCTTCATGACTGCCTCGTCGGTCGGTTGGATGGTCACCGCGACGTTGGCGGCGCGGCCGTCGCCGGTGACGCCGCCCCGGGTCTCGTATCCAGTGGTGCTACCGCCGTGGCCCCAGTAGACACCGCCGCATGACAGTGGCGTGCTCACGAGCCCCAGCCCGTAGCGGGCGCCGGAGGCAAAGGGGTATCCGGCGGGGACGGTGGTACGCATCTGGGCGAGCTGGGCCGCCGGGAGGAGACGGCCGGCCAGGAGTGCGGTGAAGAACCGGTTGAGGTCGGAGTTGGTGGAGATCAGCTGGCCGGCCGCCCAGGCCCAGGAGGGGTCCATTTCGGTGCCGTCGAGCAGTGGCGCGCCTGCTGAATCCTGGTAGTAGCCCTTGGGATGGGGCTCTCGGATGGTCGCGTCACCGGGGGCCGGGAAGTAGGTGTGGCGCAGCCCGATGCGCTTGATGACGCGCTGGTCCATCTCATCGGCGAGGGGGTGGCCGGTGACCTTCTGGATGATCAGGCCGGCCAGCACGTAGTTCGTGTTGCTGTACTCCCATTTCGCCCCGGGGGCGAAGTCGGCCTTGTGCTGGAGGGCGATGTCGAGGAGCTCGCGGGGTTCGAAGTAACGGACCTCCTCCCCGAGGTAGTTGGAGTAGTTGGGAAGTCCGCTGGTCTGCTGCAGGAGCTGGCGGACGGTGATGTGGCGTCCGTCGATCTCCTCCCCGCGTACGACGCCGGGCAGATAGGTGTCGACCGGGGCGTCGAGGCGGATCTTCCCTTCACCGACCAGTTGGAGCACGACCACCGAGGTGAACGTCTTGGTGTTGCTGCCGATCCGCACCTGACCGTCCCTGGGCACCTTCGCGCCGGTGGCCAGGTCGCCGGCCCCTGCGGTGTAGGTACGGGTTCGGCCGTCGCGGTCCTTGACACTGGCCAGCGCGGCCGGCAGGTCATCGGAGTGCACCAGCGCGTTCAGGCCCACCTGGACGCTGTCCGGCCGGGCCGCGGCAACCGCCGCGGGTGGCGCCAGGGCGGCCATCGTCATGGCGCCGACGGCCACCGCCACCGCGGCTGACACAGCTCCGAGCCGACCGCCCCGCCCCTTGGGAGAACGGGACTTCTGCCATGTCTGCTCATGCACGAATGAACTCCGGTGGAATCGTTGGGACATCAGCGGTATGCGCCGGGCCCAAGCATGTCCGGATACGGCTACCCGGGACGATCCTGCTACCGCCCAGCTCCAGGTAGGGCTAGCCCCCGGTGCGGCCGGTCGGAGCGAGGGTTGCCGGGATACGGGGTTGCCGGGGTACGGGGATGCCGGGATAGGGAAACCCCTCTCCATTCGCCCAGTGCCTGCCGGCCGTGCCCGTCCGTTCCCCATGCTCTGCGTCGACGCCGCTCCACCCACGAGCGGCGTCGACCGCACGACCGCACGTGCCCGCTCCTCCCTCACCGCCCCGCGATTCAGCGGCGCCCCCTGCACCAGGTGAAAGGAACCCCAGGTCCATGTACATACGAAGAACCACGAGACTCCTGACGGCCGCACTGGCCTGTCTGTCCGCCTCCGCCATCGCCCTCCCCGCGGCGACGGCCGCGACGGCCGCCCCGGTGCCCCACCCGCATCCGTCGTCGGCCGGGCCCAAGGCCTTCGCCGCGGCGCCGTACACCGCCGACCCGTCGCCCGCCGTCCGCAGCCGTGTCGTGGACGACGCGAAGAAGGCGCTGACGGCCCACGCGGGGGCCGCGCACAAGGCCGGTGGGGACGTCTTCACCGTCCGGAACCTGATGGTCGACCACGACGGTTCCGCCGCCGTCCGTTTCGACCGGACGTACAAGGGGCTCCCGGCCTACGGCGGCGACGTCATCGTGCACCTCAAGAAGGACGGGACGTACGAGTCGCTGGCAGCCGGATCGCAGACGTCCGGCGCGGTGTCCACCACGCCCCGGCTGGCCGCACCCCGCGCCGCCGAGCTGTCGAAGGCCGCCTTCGACGGCCGTATCGCGTCGGTCTCCGCACCGCACCTCGCCGTACAGATGAAGGGCAGCGCCGCCACCCTGGTCTGGGAGACCGTGGTCAGCGGCGTCCGCCCGGACCAGACACCGAGCCGGCTGCACGTCCTGGTGGACGCCCGGTCCGGCAAGGTCGTACGGAGCAGTGACGAGGTGGACACCTTCGCGGCGCCGGGGGAGGCGGCCTCCGTTCGCTCGGCCACCGCCGTCCCCAAGGCCACCGCCGCTCCGAAGGCCACCGCCGGGCCCGCCGTCGCGGGCACCGGACAGTCGATCTACAGCGGCCGGGTCTCCCTCGACCTCACGCAGTCCGGCAGCGGCTACGCGATGCAGGACCCGTCGCACGGCAACGGCTACACGACCAACCTCAACCACGCGACCGGCGGCACCGGCTCCATCTTCACCAGTGCGAGCGGCAGTTTCGGCAACGGGTCCAACAGCGACCCCGCCTCCGCCGGTGCCGACGCCCACTACGGGGCGGCGAAGACGTTCGACTACTACAAGAACGTCCAGGGCCGCAACGGGATCTTCGGCGACGGCCGGGGCGTCCCCTCGCAGACCCACTACGGCAACGCGTACGTGAACGCCTTCTGGGACGGCACCCAGATGACGTACGGCGACGGCCAGGGCAACGCCCGCCCGCTGGTCGAACTCGACGTCGCAGGGCACGAGATGAGCCACGGCGTGAGCGGCGCGCTCACCGGCTGGGACGAGACCGGCGAGACCGGCGGGATGAACGAGGGAACCAGCGACATCTTCGGCACCCTGGTCGAGTTCTACGCCAACAACCCGGTGGACACGCCCGATTACACCATGGGTGAACTCATCAACATCAACGGCGACAACCAGCCCCTGCGCTGGATGAACCAGCCCTCGCTCGACGGCTCGTCGCCCGACTGCTGGAACAGCAGCAACGGCAGCCTCGACCCGCACTATTCGATGGGTCCGCTCAACCACTGGTTCTTCCTCGCCGCCGTCGGCAGTGGCAATCACGGTTACGGCAACAGCCCGACCTGCAACAACTCCACGGTCACCGGCATCGGCAACGACAAGGCGGGCAAGATCTGGTACAAGGCGCTGGCCTCCTACGCCAACAGCGCCGAGAACTACCACCAGGCCCGCATCGACTCGCTGAAGGCGGCGGCCGACCTCTACGGCGCCCACTGCACCGAGTACAACACCATCGCCGCTGCCTGGGCCGCGGTCAGCGTCACCGGCGCCGACCCGGTCCCCGGCACCTGCAACAGCCAGCCGGGCGCGCCCTCGGTGACCAACCCGGGCAACCAGACCGGGACCGTGGGCACCGCCGCCTCCCTGCAGATCCAGGCGAGTGACCCCGGAGGTGAGACCCTCACCTACAGCGCGACCGGCCTGCCCGCGGGGCTGTCGATCGACGCCACCACCGGCCGCATCACCGGTACGCCGACCACCGCGGGCACCGCGTCCGTGACCGTCACGGCGAAGAACACCGACAACGCCACCGGCTCGGCCGCCTTCACCTGGACCGTCAGCGGCGGCGGCACCCCGCCGGGCGGCTGCGGCAACCTGCCCGCCTGGAACGCGACCACCGGCTACACGCCGGGCGACCAGGTCTCGTACAACGGCCACACCTGGTCCTCGCAGTGGTACTCGACGGGCGCCGAACCGGGCGCTCCGGGGTCCTGGGCCGTCTGGAGCGATCAGGGAGCCTGCTGACGCAGATATCCGGATGCCGGGTGACCGGACGCCGGATGACCGGATGCCGGGCCGGTGGCCTCCCCGCCACCGGCCCGGTACGCATATCTGGTCCCAACTCCCAATATTTTCAAAGGTATTGACCTGTGTCCGGAGCGGTCCTAGATTCAGCGCGGCGTTACGGATGGCAGGCGGCGGTCGACAGGCGGTCGGCCATCGGGAACGCCTTCAGGATCCGCGTCGACGTGTGAACGAGGCTGTGTCCGGAGGGGCTTGTGACGACCGAGCCGACCACCGCATCGCCCACCGCATCACCCACCACATGGCCCAGCGCCCCGGCGGGCCCCCGCACCGCCCCCCGCACCGCCACCCGCCGCCGTCCCGCCGTCGGGCGGGACGCCCTCTGCGACGCCGTCCGGTCCCACCTCGCCGGTGGCGGTGGCGTTCTCCTCACCGGGCCCGCGGGCATCGGCAGGACGACGGTGGTGTCCCGGCTCTCGGCGGAGCTGAGCGCCTGCGGGTACCAGGTACTGAGCTGCTCGCCGTCCCCGTCCGAACGGGACAGCCCCTACCTCGGCCTCATCGATCTGCTGGCCGGTGTCCCGGACAGCACACTCGCCGAACTCGGCAGTCACGAAAGGGCCGTGCTCGAAGGGGCCCTGTTACGGCGCACACCGCCCGAAGGGGCCGATCCGACCGGCGGACGTGACGCGCTCGTCCTGCGCATCGCAGTCCGCAAGCTCCTCACGCTGCTGGGCGGCGAGCGCCCGCTCCTGCTGGCCGTCGACGACGCACAGTGGCTCGACACCCCCACCGCGCAGACCCTGGGCTTCCTCGCCGGACGTGCAGGGCATGCAGGACATGCAGGACGTACGGGATGTGCAGCAGGCGCCGGACGCGGCGGACCCGGACCGGCCGTACTGGTCGCGCTGCGTACGGGACCCCGGACGGGACCCCCGTCGTACGAGGGGTACCAGGCGTACGCGGCACACGACGCAGCGGAGCGGTACGAGGCCGACGCCCCGCAGGAGTGGTGCCCGCAGCCGGTGCGCAGGGTGCCGATGCCGCCCATGACCGCCCGCGAGGTCGCCGAACTGCTCGACGGGCACGACGAACCGCCCTGGCCGAAGCCGCTCCTCACCCGCCTGCACCAGGCCGGCGGCGGAAATCCCCGTACGGTACTGGAACTCAGCTCCGCCCTCACCGAGCGGGTCAGGCTCGCCGGGGGAGCGCTGCCCGACTCCACCGAACCGCTCCCCGTCCCCGACTCCCTGCGCCGACCGGTCCTCGACCGGATCGCCGCCCTGCTGCCGAGCGCCCGGCAGACGCTGGTCACCGCGAGCGCCGCCGCCCGCCCCACCGTGGAGCTGCTGATGCGCGCGGGCGGCCGGCAGGCCCCGGCCGACATCGACACCTGCGTACGGCACGGCCTCCTCCAGGCGTCGGACCACGGCCTCATCAGCTTCCCGGACCCGCTGACACCGATGGTGCTGCAGGCGGAGACCCCGTACGGACTCCGGGCGGACGCCCACCGCGCCCTCGCCGAAGCGACCGACGACCCGGTCGAACGCGCCCACCACCTCGGCCGGCTCACGGCGGGCCCGGACTCCGCGGTGGCGGCCCGGCTCGTCGACGCCGCCACCGCCGCGCGCCGTCGGGGCGCGCCGGGAACCGCGGCGCGGCTCGGCCGCCTGGCCGCGCGGTGCACCCCGACCGACGAGACGCACGTCGACACCGACCGGCGGCTCACCGCCGCGGAGGACGGGCTGGAGGCAGGGGACTTCGACTTCGCCCGGCAGCTCGCCTACGAGGTGCTGGGCGACGCCGACCGGCCCGCCGACCGGGTACGCGCCTGGAACGTGGTCGTCGACTCCTGCGGTCAGGCGATGGCCGAGATCGCGGACGTCTTCCCCGCGGCGGTGCACGACGCGGGCCGGGACCCCGCGCTGCTGGCCCAGCTGCACTACCGGATGAGCTGGCGCGAGTGGATGGTCGGAGGTTCGGCGGCCCGCGCGCACGGTTATGCGGTCCGCGCCGCCGGGCTCGCCGGACAGGCGGGGGACCGGCGGACGGAACTCCTCGCGCTGACCCAACAGGCGGCCCTCGAACTCTTCCTGGGGCTGCCCGAGGCGGAGACCACCCTCGCCACCGCGCTCACCGCACCCCACGACGTGCACGCCATGGCCCACCACAACGGGCCGATCTACCTCAAGCACCGGTTCCACCTGGTGCACGACCGGTTGGACGAGGCCAGAACCGAACTCCGCACCCTGGTGTACACGCTGCGGCAGCGCGGTTCGGCGGAGAGCCTGAGCCAGTGCCTGATCGGCCTCGCCCAGGTCGAGATCGAACGCGGTCGCTGCCGCCAGGCGCTGACCGTAGCCCGCCAGAGCCTGCGCATCGCCGAACAGGCCGGGCTGAGCCAGGGGCCCGCCTGGTATGCGGTGTCGCTCGCGGAGACGGCGGGCGGAACCCTCGGCCGGGCGCTCGCCGCGGCCGAGACCGCCCGGCAGCACAGCGAGGACGACGACGACCGGCTCTTCCTCCCCCGGGCCCTGCACGCCGAGGGCCGGATCCTGCTGTTCGGCGGCGAGAGTGCCCGAGCGGCCGAACTGCTCCGGCGTACGGGGGAGATGGAGACGGCGCAGGGGCAGCAGGACCCGGCGACCCGGCGCTGGCACGCCGACCTCGCGGAAGCCCTGGCGCGCAGTGGTGCGACGGACGAGGCGACGGCGGTCATCACCCGGGCCCGCGCCCAGGCCGTGCGGCTCGGGCGGCCCGGGGTCGTCGCCACGCTCGACAGGTCGGCCGCGGCCGTCAACGAGGCGCGCGGCGAACTCGCCCTGGCCGCCGCCGGATTCGAGGACGCGGCGGCACGCCTCCGAGCCGCCCGCTACCCCCTGGAGGAGGCCCGCACCCGGCTGGCGCTGGGCCGGGTCCTGCGCCGTACCGGAGACGACGCGGCAGCGCACGCCGCCTTCGCGGAAGCCCTGCGGATCTTCACCAGGGCGGACGCCAGGGCGTGGGTCTCACTGGCCCGCGCCGAGCGCGACCGGGCGGAGAACGGCGCGGTCCTCCTCCCCGAGGGCGCCTGGACGGAACGGCTCACGTCGACCGAGCGCAGCGTGGTCGCCCGCGTCGCCCAGGGCGCCACCAACCGGGAGGTCGCTGCCGGACTCGTCCTCAGCGTGAAGACCGTGGAGGCGGCGCTCACCCGCGCGTACCGCAAACTCGGGGCCAAGTCGCGGGTGGAGATCACCCGCATCGTCATGGCGCGGCCGACGGCGTGACGGCTGGACTCCCCTCTCGCTCCGCCCTCTCGCTCCGCCCGGACCATGACGTGACGTACCTCCCCGGCGCGGTCAGCGGCGGGCGGAGAGCCAGTCGTGGACGGCGAGAGCAGTTGTACGGGCGTGGTCCTCCAGTACGGTGAAGTGGTCGCCGGGCACCGTGACTTCGGCGTGCGGCAGACGCCACGCCCCGGCCGCTTCGATGCCGGGCAGACCGTCCCCGGCCCGGACGAAGAGGGTGGCGGCCGAGAGCGCCTTCGGTTCCCAGTCGGAGAAGAGGTCCAGGTACCCGGCCATCGCGGTGAGCCGGTCGGTCTCCGCCGGGGCGAACCGTGCGGCCTTGTCGAGCATGTGCACGGTCATCGGGGAGAGTGCGGGACCGTCACCGTGACGGCTGCCGCTGCCGCTCCGGCCGCCACGGGGGTTGTCGCCCGGGAAGGTGTCGACCAGGACGACGGCGGACGGGTGGACGCCCGCGTGTTCCAGGCGTTCGGCGACCGCGTGTGCCACCCATCCACCGGCCGAGCGCCCCAGCAGGGCGAACGGCTCGTCGCCCGCGGAGGCGAGTACGGCGGCGGCCTGCACCGCCACGAAGGCGTCCAGCGTGCCGGGCAGCGCCTCACCCGGCAGGAACCCCGGATTCGGCAGCACCGAAACGGGCCGCAGGCCCTGGAGGTCCCGCCCGAAGCGGATGTACTCGTGCGGGCCGGAGAGCGCGCTGAGCGCCGGGAAGCAGATCAGACGTGGCCCGACGCCGCCGGTCGCGACGGTGAGGGGGGCGGGCGGCGCGCCGAGGGCTTCGGCGCTGTCGAACACCGCACGGAACCGGGAGGCGATCGTCAGCAGCGCGATGCCTTCCCACGCCTTGCCACGGGCGCACGCCGTACGGAAGAG from Streptomyces sp. NBC_01267 harbors:
- a CDS encoding serine hydrolase domain-containing protein; the protein is MSAAVAVAVGAMTMAALAPPAAVAAARPDSVQVGLNALVHSDDLPAALASVKDRDGRTRTYTAGAGDLATGAKVPRDGQVRIGSNTKTFTSVVVLQLVGEGKIRLDAPVDTYLPGVVRGEEIDGRHITVRQLLQQTSGLPNYSNYLGEEVRYFEPRELLDIALQHKADFAPGAKWEYSNTNYVLAGLIIQKVTGHPLADEMDQRVIKRIGLRHTYFPAPGDATIREPHPKGYYQDSAGAPLLDGTEMDPSWAWAAGQLISTNSDLNRFFTALLAGRLLPAAQLAQMRTTVPAGYPFASGARYGLGLVSTPLSCGGVYWGHGGSTTGYETRGGVTGDGRAANVAVTIQPTDEAVMKRVESVVDTALCR
- a CDS encoding M4 family metallopeptidase, whose product is MYIRRTTRLLTAALACLSASAIALPAATAATAAPVPHPHPSSAGPKAFAAAPYTADPSPAVRSRVVDDAKKALTAHAGAAHKAGGDVFTVRNLMVDHDGSAAVRFDRTYKGLPAYGGDVIVHLKKDGTYESLAAGSQTSGAVSTTPRLAAPRAAELSKAAFDGRIASVSAPHLAVQMKGSAATLVWETVVSGVRPDQTPSRLHVLVDARSGKVVRSSDEVDTFAAPGEAASVRSATAVPKATAAPKATAGPAVAGTGQSIYSGRVSLDLTQSGSGYAMQDPSHGNGYTTNLNHATGGTGSIFTSASGSFGNGSNSDPASAGADAHYGAAKTFDYYKNVQGRNGIFGDGRGVPSQTHYGNAYVNAFWDGTQMTYGDGQGNARPLVELDVAGHEMSHGVSGALTGWDETGETGGMNEGTSDIFGTLVEFYANNPVDTPDYTMGELININGDNQPLRWMNQPSLDGSSPDCWNSSNGSLDPHYSMGPLNHWFFLAAVGSGNHGYGNSPTCNNSTVTGIGNDKAGKIWYKALASYANSAENYHQARIDSLKAAADLYGAHCTEYNTIAAAWAAVSVTGADPVPGTCNSQPGAPSVTNPGNQTGTVGTAASLQIQASDPGGETLTYSATGLPAGLSIDATTGRITGTPTTAGTASVTVTAKNTDNATGSAAFTWTVSGGGTPPGGCGNLPAWNATTGYTPGDQVSYNGHTWSSQWYSTGAEPGAPGSWAVWSDQGAC
- a CDS encoding AAA family ATPase, whose product is MTTEPTTASPTASPTTWPSAPAGPRTAPRTATRRRPAVGRDALCDAVRSHLAGGGGVLLTGPAGIGRTTVVSRLSAELSACGYQVLSCSPSPSERDSPYLGLIDLLAGVPDSTLAELGSHERAVLEGALLRRTPPEGADPTGGRDALVLRIAVRKLLTLLGGERPLLLAVDDAQWLDTPTAQTLGFLAGRAGHAGHAGRTGCAAGAGRGGPGPAVLVALRTGPRTGPPSYEGYQAYAAHDAAERYEADAPQEWCPQPVRRVPMPPMTAREVAELLDGHDEPPWPKPLLTRLHQAGGGNPRTVLELSSALTERVRLAGGALPDSTEPLPVPDSLRRPVLDRIAALLPSARQTLVTASAAARPTVELLMRAGGRQAPADIDTCVRHGLLQASDHGLISFPDPLTPMVLQAETPYGLRADAHRALAEATDDPVERAHHLGRLTAGPDSAVAARLVDAATAARRRGAPGTAARLGRLAARCTPTDETHVDTDRRLTAAEDGLEAGDFDFARQLAYEVLGDADRPADRVRAWNVVVDSCGQAMAEIADVFPAAVHDAGRDPALLAQLHYRMSWREWMVGGSAARAHGYAVRAAGLAGQAGDRRTELLALTQQAALELFLGLPEAETTLATALTAPHDVHAMAHHNGPIYLKHRFHLVHDRLDEARTELRTLVYTLRQRGSAESLSQCLIGLAQVEIERGRCRQALTVARQSLRIAEQAGLSQGPAWYAVSLAETAGGTLGRALAAAETARQHSEDDDDRLFLPRALHAEGRILLFGGESARAAELLRRTGEMETAQGQQDPATRRWHADLAEALARSGATDEATAVITRARAQAVRLGRPGVVATLDRSAAAVNEARGELALAAAGFEDAAARLRAARYPLEEARTRLALGRVLRRTGDDAAAHAAFAEALRIFTRADARAWVSLARAERDRAENGAVLLPEGAWTERLTSTERSVVARVAQGATNREVAAGLVLSVKTVEAALTRAYRKLGAKSRVEITRIVMARPTA
- a CDS encoding ATP-binding cassette domain-containing protein, which produces MTLELVSCTYGYRWRRAPVLKDLSYSLPSGLTVLLGPNGAGKSTMLKLAASVATPHSGTVLMDGIASNAKSYRRDVAWMPQDISPMATLTSREYVAYVGWLKGMNKSDAWERAEIALKRVDLSGEADARTSRLSGGQLRRIGVASALVHDARVLLLDEPTAGMDPHQRRIFRDILNSLTDNVQVLLSTHDVADLAEEAAHVTVLHSGRVLQHGTAEAFFSHTPPGTAPGRMAEGAYTSLLTQHSLT